The genomic window GTCCAAAGTGTTTTTGCACGCTTTAATTAAAAACCAGTGAAAACacaaaattgactgagttagttgctgagataccctgtatagaaagtcagtgtttgtattatttttaataaattagaaggtGATATTTCATAAGACCAGTAATTGAAgttacctgaaaattttcaactccctatcttttatagttttggatcAAACACACCaaacttttattctaatttGTGCCCTAACGGGCAAACaataatgtttatgaaaaaatgtttaaaacaaaagttgtgcatttttgtataaagaacattttttatatttaaactattgttctatctttaatggtttacaagaagttacgcatttacgaactcaaactcaatGTTTACGTCccaagcacactataaaaatttcagtttatagACGGACGGACACATAGACGGGCAAATTAacagaaatgaactaattaggtgattttatggataTTTCTACGCGTTACAAACTAAcgaagctaaaaatttttaccccaattattttaactttaaattttgttaataagcaAGTGTCTAACAATTGctgaaaattaactttaagataaaTCCCTTAAAGTATTTAGAATacaccataattttttcaaatttttttaaactaatatttaataccttaaaaaatttatttagtgtgAGATACTTGTTTTTGACGATAatacaacaatctaaaaatggcactagtgttaaattaaaattataaataatggagatagACTTCCGGGAGTGGAAGTTTTCTCcactttaagaatctttttttttaaatttcttatattaatattttatgaaatattggcgaaaaaggaaatactttttttttttttttactttttcaattttttacttgtTGAAACACGCTTCGGATACATTTTTCTAgattccgaatccaacgagctatcacacgtattttacGACCctttatatttcaccaatttgaacttgtcgaCTAGACTATTAATAGAATGTtggaaaaaattccattcacaAAGATAAAAGTGGGATTCAAAAAATTGTGaagattataaaaacaatttttattttgcttttttaatataaaaaaaaaatttccaaaattaatttttatacagctTAAAGTTAAATCAATGTTACTTGCTTAGTAATATACCtacagtttttcaaattttctttttacatttcatgcttgataatttattttttctgcgcAACTTGAATCTTTTCTTTTGTCTAATAAATCAACAGCCTCTGTCATGCAAACATTTATgccaaatttctaaaatttacaaaatatattcacgtatatttattttaatgaaacagaaAGAACATCGTAAACCCTGCATTATTAATCTAAGACCTATTGGTCAACCCTACactggaaaaaaattcttaatatcaatcgatatgaggttgtctcaacatcatcgcgagatcaaatatggcaaaTGGGGCCACGAATTTGATACAATTACCATACgaggttgagtggtgaagttgacacaaacgcatgactTGTTTGTATATGAAAGTCATATACtgtctaataaatttcaaatattgttgtgcAACATAGTTTATATCATAGTTTCATTAtcgaaatgcaacatagttttaaacaatctttttttgattggttctaccacttataaatattataacaaaatagtgatgttATTGGTACAACCACATGGGTaggtttattaggtttatttaaaaaaaaaattagattgcTTCGATTCGGACTTGAAACAACCACCTTTGGCTAACTATTGACTATCTTATCTTAAGTCTTAACTAGTtcttaagtttatttcaaactctcctataatttagtaacaacaatctttatGTAGTTGAGCCAACCACATATAGACTAGACATGACAGGTATGTGTTCGTAGTAAGAAAATCCTATATTTGAAGCAAACGCGAAGATATGTTCTTTTAATTTGTCTATTCGCTtaatttacacgattatatattccaactaagtacaattttattttccatcaataaaatgcatgactttaaactataatcaatctctttcatagaagtaatgatttcgtttatttaaattcagtgattctgtatcaatgaattcatattttaaattcaatcctattctattgtaaatacaaatatttagctgttcttgttccaatcattagtaaaaagtttgaaattatttttactttatttcaatatgaaacggccaacttcggtatgaagttgtcattattttaattttttcagtgtAGTAGTAGTAGCTCAGGTGATTAAAGTGTAGCCAATTCCTTTcacggtatgcctagggtagcgagtacgattcccgccgtcacaaccaaaattaatttaattaataatttgatgggctggtgtagtgcatggtgcAGTTTGAAtcatcaatttgtccagtttttacttTCCATAGTACActagttattaaatttaaaaattaacttttagaAGTAGTTTGCTatagaatgtaaaaactggacaaattgataactTTTAgtgttttgtattcaaatatttcaataaacttgtaataattttgagtaaagaccaaaataatgaagaaagtaaaaatgcaaattttgtcatgaaaatcgatatatgggtataaacaaatattcaactgttccaaatagtttttttttttcgatatctctaaccatctctgacgctagacaaaatattaagaatcggccatttttgtcaatttgtagtagactGAGTTTAATGTTCTGATTCCGGttaagtttcttaaaaaatttggcCTATCACCTTGTATggctgtgcaaaatttcaaattgatattcgtatataaataacgaaaatatgagggtcttcatcttaaatgctaCTCACTGTATATTGAGAGTGGAAAAATCATAATTGTATTTACCTCattgtatttttctttactaTCAAATGATTGACTAACAACACTTTTTGGTCTCAAAAACGGTGCTAAATATAAAGGATCCAcatcttcaattttattaaaaccagTTAAGTAACTTATTATTAAACCCAGAACTACTGTAAATATTGAACCAATTGCCATGTTCAATACAAATGAGATTCGATACATAAAGAATAcattgctacaaaaaaaaaaaaaaacaattttaaaatcaaacaacttttgtttgaaacattttttcatataaattctaTAGATTCGTCAggatttcaaatattatatagaaatcTCATTTTACGTTTCATCGAAGTCATTCGTTGGTAGAGATGTGGGTAAAGGTTCTGTTATATTAAATGTACAACCATCTGTGAAAACAGGTTTTTCTGGATGACGCATTTTTCCAGATGCTAGCATAGACTGAGCACCAAAACAAATCCAACCCATAAACAGTATTCCACTAAAACCTGCGTATAATGCACCCTAAAATGTAATGTTTCATGTATTAATTAAACCTATGCATACCAATTTTTTCCAAGTGAATCTTATTGGGATTTATACAGGGtagatcattttaatttattgtgactaatagctcgttttcgccaatcaaaaaataacttaaatacaaGTTTTAGAGTTTGCCgaaggacatcatgttctgacatcagactGGAcatagttctccgggttgctttaatagtcaatttatatcctaaaaggtaaaagctagaataacactttaaattgtaaaattgttcCTCATAAGAAAATTAACTTTCTTAGCTATAGAAAAATGCTTCAGCAAATATgcctgaaataataatatacgtgTCTAAAAATGACCTTTATTGTcgttgataacttttgtctaaacaatttttctaaagctagcgtattttatttcgattaaatgtaataataatatatttttaagtctgATTTCCTACGAAAGCTAtcgatttatgaaaaaatgttttttattatcatgGACCAAAAATaaccttgaaactagaatttcaggtcGAAGGCTTAAGTTCTGGACACAGATGAATGTCTATTTCTCTTttggttaaaacatttttctgttgctaaaaatgtaagttttcttatgaggatcaacattctaatttaaagacttgattttttttatatgaagctggattaagtctaaatcaatttttaaaaggtCACGGAGGGAGGGGGTGTTGCCCGattatcttaataaataattgacttcaaaagtagacatatttaataTGCCTACTTATGGTAAAACGGCAGAtggatatattttcatagatttctccaaaactagtcggtaaaaataaaaaaaaaaacatttaaattaaaattttaataaattattcaaaacataaaaaaaaacccggctaattaaggatgtacaaaCACGGTAGTgaagacacaaatttaaaaaaataatatgtttcctattttgatggtgaattatgttataacttgacaatagaagacgaaaaataagaatgaaatttttctatatctggagtaattttcaacatatcgaaaattgaaacttttttttagttatttagctttcgttatatcgaaaaccaaggcagatatcggaaaattttattcatatttttcgtttacattcatgaagttgtaacaaaataaatcatcaaagtttaaaatatggtacaaataatttcaaccacaagtctaaacttgtcttggcgctcgtactaccttcaAGTAACTCGGAGAaataggtccaatctgatgtcagaacaagTTTTCCGCCATCAAACTCTGCTACTTTTGTTACCTGTTTTGgattgattaactacaaaacgagctattatccgtaatatattaaaatggccaCCCTGTAAGTTTATcttgtatacttttttataccatgcatatatgtaatatgcaaggtatactaagtttagtcccaagtttctaacgcttagaaatattgatgctatgaacaaaattttggtataggtgttcataaaatcacctaattagtccattttcggctgtctgtacatctgtctgccaacacgataactcaaaaacgaaaaaagatatcaagctgaaatttttacagcgtattcaggacgtaaaaggtgaggtcgaattcgtaaatgagcaacataggtcaattgggtcttgacttATGGGTccatagaacccatcttgtaaacgttagagatagaacaaaagtttaaatgtaagaaatcttccttatcaaaaactaaacaacttttgtttgaaatattttttcgtaaacatcactgtttacccgtgagggcgcaaattaggcgtaaattgtatagttgtATTAtttggggatatcagttatgtatgtgtaatgtgatagagtaatcaactctgtctatgcatggtatttcaacaattaacttcaacaatttcagtcaattgtttgttttcacttgttaattccGAACATTTAGACTAAATGACTTGCTTATATCATATAtgcttgaaatattaatatacttGTCTAAAACATTTCGTTGGTGGACTTTTATTTTCCCTACCCACAAATCATTGGCACTGTTCAATTTATTCTGCAGTAATTTCATTCcttcaaaagtattttaaacttAAGTTACCCAAACTATCTCCTTTTATGCTTAAGAAATATTTCTGGAAGGAATTCCATTTCATGTATTTCAAATTACCTTTGCATTTGCCCATGGAAATAATATTCCCAAAGTAAACACTCCGAGTAAAGGACCTGACGAAATTGAAGATATGGCATcgtataactaaaaataaaattataagaattgaaaattaaaaactattttccacTAGAAAATGACATACCGGTAATACTTGTCCGAATTTTTCCACTATTCCAGCTAAACCAACTATAACAATTCCTGCTACAAAAACCActgttttaacaataatttgttCTTGTTTTGgtgataattttctaaaaattggcTTAAAACAATCTTCTAAAATCACAGCTGACAATGAATTTAAGCCACTTGATAAAGAGCTAAGTGATGCACTAAGAACACCTGCTAAAAATATTCCAGAAGCGCCTGGAAAATCTTTTAATGTGTCAACAACTAATAATGGTAAAAGTTGATCTCTTTCAGATacaatctgaaaaaaaaaaatttaaccagttttttaactattttctaaaaataagtttacGTTTTGCTTACTTTTGTTGAAATAGGATCACAATTGAAATAAGTTGCAAAAATAATCAGACCTAAGGAAGTACATAAtcctataaaaattgttttaactatCAAAAATAACCACACTACCCTAAAAACAAATTAgacaatatgatttttaaacCGACGAAacgttttatgaaatttgttattaaaactgaaaaagaGTTTATCAATAACTAAAGCTTAGGGCATTTAATTCTTACATCGTGTAAAATCGGCAAAGTTTATTTCTTAAGACAAATAACGatgtatacaggatgttctCTAATTGATCCTGGAAAactttaatatgaaattaagcTCATTCagacgaacaaaaaagctcTTAACCAAATTTAGATCTGATGTGCCCTTTCATCAATTTGACGAGTGgagaaaattcaaaacaaattgatAGACACTTCGATTTTCTATATATACTatgctaataaaattaaatagaataaagaTAAGTTCAATttaaagttctagctgaagtatttctgcactttttctgtttttttcaaaatttttgcaagtttttctgaaatatggttttgtttttctagaatcTTTCACAAAACCTTGTTGAAGTTAACCTGATAAAaatcaacacacttttttttgtagttttagagaaaatgggcaccaaagttttttcctaagttgcgccgtcgcgggtaaacagtgatgtttacgaaagaatgattcaaataaaagttgtcaatttttttataaggaataacttttacatttaaacttttgttctatctcttatggtttacacgatggatactttttcatttgattgaatgagcaacaaaattccattttaaaattgtgcatATTTCGATCaactttgaagctagaaagtcgaaaaaaaacgaaaatgtgcacaaatacttcaacttttaattgaacttttttttacttgatgcaaagtttttttatacttttcaaaaaactgattaaaaatccAAACTACACCCCAAAAAATAGAGTTAGGTAAGCCCCTCGGGGGTCGACTTTTTTACGAAATGCTTACaccctaataaacaactgtggaaaatttcaaagatgcattaattttttccatttagaTATTCAGTTTAATTGTACTATACCGTTTAGCCTGTTTTATCGATGGCAACGAGACATATCTTTGCATCATTACTTGATCAAGCACTCCATTATTTACGACACCAAATGTACCTCCAAACACCATTGCCGGGAACGTTAACCGTTTAGTTAAACTTAATTCCATACTGTTAAAAacgaaattcttaaaataagtttaataaaattcaacttCTTAAAATAAGTCTTAGTCTTGCGCAAATAAGTTTTGGTTTTGAAGAAATaggtcttggtcttgcagagtTGGGTATTGGTCTTGATCTTAGTTCATATAGATAGGGTCTTGTCAAAGTGAAACTTAATTGGCCTTGGTCTTGACCTTAGTTCATATAGATAAGGTCTTATCGAAGTGACCCTAAATTGGCCTTGGTCTTGGTCTTTTTTTATcgccttaaaaaattttaaggtcatcgcgagatcaaatatggcaaaTGGGGcaacgaatgtgatacaactaccgtacggggttgagtggtgaagttgacacaaactcatgagttgtttgtatgaaagtaatatactgtctaacaaatttttaatattttagttttgaaatgcatagttttaaacaatcttttttaaattgattctaccacttataaataatataacaaaatactgatgtgattgccACAACCACATGGGCaggtttattaggtttatttaaaaaacaaattagattTCTTCGAGTCCGAACCAGCGACAAGTATTAtcttattttccatcaataaaatgcataactttaaactttaatcaatctctttcatagaagtaatgattttgtttatttaacttcagtgattttgtatccatgaattcatattttaaattcaatcccattctattgtaaatacaaatattaagctgtacttgttccaatcattattaaattgtttgaaagtatttttactatatttcaatatgaaacggccaacttcgggatgaggttgtcattattttattttttttcagtgtggaAATCAAACACTATGGCATTCGTTTGACTTTTTTcctactataaaaaataatgaagtggaaacaaatcaaaaaattttaaccatcaTTATCcatcattaattaattcttaCTCTGGATATTCTATTCTTCCAGTGGCTACATTACGTTCGATTACTGTTCCCAAACCACCAACATCCCAGGTTGCTTTAATTATCACTAGAATCACTGAGCTTATCATTAAAAACGCTTGTAGAAAATCAGTCCATATTACTGCACGAATTCCtccctaaaaaaatgttttgtaaaattaaccatttttcattgaatatcaaaataatattaataattaccaAGCAAGTATAGAAAATGCATACAGCGCAGACAATTGGAGTTATGATATGAGTGTTGATGCCAGTTACTAGAATTAAACATTTCGGTCTtcatctttaaataataattctagcaaagtagtattttataaattaattaaaacactaTTTCcttttattgattgattcatTTATAGCTATTTAGCTATTTAGCTTTTTTGTCGCtcttaacataaaatatacgaGGTGtctttaagttgacatatatgCTTGAAAATATTGGTTTCAAAGGCACATATCTTATACCGGcgtcgaattcgatctaagttttcaggttcaattaaaacttcaCTTTGAGTCATAACTTACAAACATCAGACgaacgctttaaattacaaagttgttctttataactacgcaaacattttttgtttgaaacttttttttgtaaacctttttgtaaatagtttagacagtaaatgatagcaaaaatctagctttttctccaatttgttcattcaatttgaactaaaacagtctttatagaaatgtacggtttgcggaaaattttttcgaacaatAAATCTTCCGTTTTTATAACATCTTTCTAATCTAAAGTGTTCATCTACCAATTTCCAGTTCTCAGCCAGGTTCACctttaaactttaatatttgaaaCAGTCAACTTACCATGGTTAAGCGCCATCGCTGGTACGTATATTACAATTGGAAGccataaaaactgaaaaaaatattaaatagatttCATACGAAGGAATAATAttaaggggttatatccagGTGCGAGTTGGGAAgaccatttattttacaaaaatataaaaaacgtattCTTATAGGacgtttctttaattttaagatcccGTTGTccgtttgaaatttttcgagaatatacttaaatatatgtacattccgGAAAtgcaaatcgattttttgaaaattctaaatgGATATAACcccctataaataaatttttatttatattttcaaggaaatatatttttttttcaaaatccaaaaatcaatTCATGAAAAGCTTGGACAAATACTTTCCTCGTTCCCTAGACATTGTTTCTTATTAAATGAGCTAATTTTTACGTACCACACcgataatgaataaaattgatcCAAGTCGCCGCAATGATTTATCAAATCGTCGTTCcaaatactgaaaaaaaattaacaaagaatataataattaataaaaaatagtcaatTGCCATCTTTTAAAGATAACACGAACCTCGTAAGTGGAAGTTAATCGCAACTCCATAAAAACTGGtagatatattttgttaataataaatgctGCAAATAATCCATTAAATTGCAAATACACATATTGTATACCAGAAACATAAGTTTCTGAAGGAAATCCCAATAACGATATTCCAGAAATATagctaaaaaattacaattaatcgATTAAATGAATCAATGTAGGGGAGAgtgggaaaaaattacaattaatcgattaaaaatttggGGTAAATAATCTACGATTCGATGTAGGGAAGAGTAAAGCATTAATAAGTAACACTTGCATTAATCACATTGGCTACCAGgcttttatataacaaaaaaaaaaaaaaaattaatttataaaataaaaaaacccgtGCGCATTaaagagatatgcaaggattgaataatacttgggatttcaataaaactttataaatacactttttgattaacaaagtttacaaaaatcaaaaaaaattcctaggtcatcgggcattttattattattttgtcgtTCAAAGTTGGCCGAAAAAATAACGAATcgtataggttatccttttcaattggatatttctacaTCAACAAATCTAtatagtgtgataaaaaactatctaaaatatttagaaaatcttgtattttataataatatcataaaaatataagatcgatgaaataaaaacaaaattttaatttaattatgaactCGTCAAAGATccatgaacagagacgactatagttaaagtattgatgattgaagagcgatatctatattatcaaatttataatcatcacttgcacacaatatattatatatttttgtagttgcgtggtattgtaaagctaaaaataactcatttattgactacaaagcatgtatttggtttatatgtatgtaccgtgcaataaaccaaaactttttttacaatactgtaggtttacaatcaccttaaataaaaactgaaaagaaaaaacaaatcctgtagtttacatagcgacttaaaAGTCGGGAACCATTGTTGGGAAAATTTCaaccggtctagattttaatggacccCGACTGTTAAATCGCTTTGTAAGCTACtcgactttttttatttattaacataccTGACAACAAGTGATATTGTTACTGGCCATACggtcatatttttatttccaattaaatactctttcacattttttgatgcTCTAAAGAATCCAAAATATACtccaataaataaacaaaccagtaacattaaaataaataccacatAATCTGGCCATGTGAATGCATTTTTTGGGATATCCATTATTCAGCAATCCACGATTATATTACACTCGTAATTGGATTTAACAGTAATAAATCCCAACTActccaaaaatggtattttttaaaaggtagTAAATTAGATGTTTACATTCACAAAACTGAATAATAGTACCTAgagttcattttgtttttttctcaaataaaattgCAAGTGAATCAACGCACAGtgaagtatttatatcaaatttttgaccaaaagtcagaaaactcacctcttttgttttgcattgaaagttgttttttggtgtagaTAACTACTATATCACAAACAAGCTGCTCGAGTAACCTCAGCTTCATCCTCCATCTGTTTTGTAAGCACCAATCTATTTACTCTTacgaatacattttattattgttgtcgctttcgatttacc from Chrysoperla carnea chromosome 2, inChrCarn1.1, whole genome shotgun sequence includes these protein-coding regions:
- the LOC123291886 gene encoding sodium-coupled monocarboxylate transporter 1-like isoform X1, with amino-acid sequence MDIPKNAFTWPDYVVFILMLLVCLFIGVYFGFFRASKNVKEYLIGNKNMTVWPVTISLVVSYISGISLLGFPSETYVSGIQYVYLQFNGLFAAFIINKIYLPVFMELRLTSTYEYLERRFDKSLRRLGSILFIIGVFLWLPIVIYVPAMALNHVTGINTHIITPIVCAVCIFYTCLGGIRAVIWTDFLQAFLMISSVILVIIKATWDVGGLGTVIERNVATGRIEYPDMELSLTKRLTFPAMVFGGTFGVVNNGVLDQVMMQRYVSLPSIKQAKRVVWLFLIVKTIFIGLCTSLGLIIFATYFNCDPISTKIVSERDQLLPLLVVDTLKDFPGASGIFLAGVLSASLSSLSSGLNSLSAVILEDCFKPIFRKLSPKQEQIIVKTVVFVAGIVIVGLAGIVEKFGQVLPLYDAISSISSGPLLGVFTLGILFPWANAKGALYAGFSGILFMGWICFGAQSMLASGKMRHPEKPVFTDGCTFNITEPLPTSLPTNDFDETNVFFMYRISFVLNMAIGSIFTVVLGLIISYLTGFNKIEDVDPLYLAPFLRPKSVVSQSFDSKEKYNEKFGINVCMTEAVDLLDKRKDSSCAEKINYQA
- the LOC123291886 gene encoding sodium-coupled monocarboxylate transporter 1-like isoform X2 gives rise to the protein MELRLTSTYEYLERRFDKSLRRLGSILFIIGVFLWLPIVIYVPAMALNHVTGINTHIITPIVCAVCIFYTCLGGIRAVIWTDFLQAFLMISSVILVIIKATWDVGGLGTVIERNVATGRIEYPDMELSLTKRLTFPAMVFGGTFGVVNNGVLDQVMMQRYVSLPSIKQAKRVVWLFLIVKTIFIGLCTSLGLIIFATYFNCDPISTKIVSERDQLLPLLVVDTLKDFPGASGIFLAGVLSASLSSLSSGLNSLSAVILEDCFKPIFRKLSPKQEQIIVKTVVFVAGIVIVGLAGIVEKFGQVLPLYDAISSISSGPLLGVFTLGILFPWANAKGALYAGFSGILFMGWICFGAQSMLASGKMRHPEKPVFTDGCTFNITEPLPTSLPTNDFDETNVFFMYRISFVLNMAIGSIFTVVLGLIISYLTGFNKIEDVDPLYLAPFLRPKSVVSQSFDSKEKYNEKFGINVCMTEAVDLLDKRKDSSCAEKINYQA